AATATCATGACATAAACTGACCTATTACTGTTATTTATACTACCTACTGATCtaaattaacataataaaactGCAAGAGTTATGGTAAATTCTACATTCCCAATATTCTAACAATATGGAAAGACTCATCTTTTTAGTGTCTCCCTTTTTCCCTTAGATGTAGAATCCTGTTGATTCCATTTCAATttaaataacatagataaaatgAAACTTTCATCTCATAAGTCCAGGCATATATCTGATGAAGTTCTCAAATGAATCAATTTATAACAAAGCAAGTTCAATGAGTGTCCCCAAAATTTTGCAGAAATTAAGGACCATGTAAACTCTTGCCTGTAACACAGCCTTCAGCTCCTGTTCAAAATTGGCTTCCTCCAGAGGGTCCACCTCTGTCACCTTTTGTCTCACATGGACTTCGTCTTCCTCATCAGAAGCAGGTCCAGgcccatcatcatcatcatcatcatcctcagtCTCACATCCATCGTCATGATTCTCATCATCCAACTCTTCATCATCATGTCCCTCCGCATCAATGGTGCCACTCCCTGAGTCAGTGTCACTGTCATTAACATCATCTTGCACTCCATTCTCCTCTGCACCATTATCAATGCCTTGTCCATTGCTTACCACTGTGTTAGAACTAGTCCTACTCAAAGGCTTCTCAGTATCAGAATGTTTTTCACTACTGGCCTTATCAGCAGAAACCATCCGATCATGTTCTTCAAGTTCTACTAGAGCTGCATTCACTTCATCAACAGATGTATATCTAACCATATTGGGACGCAACTCCGCAAACAGATCCTGCATACAGCAAATAATGAGCAAAAACTagcaatgaaaataaatggaGTAGATGGTAAgtttagaaagctaacatttaacaaataaagaacaaaatataGGAAGCTATCTTCAAAAGAAGAATGTGTTTCCTAGTTTGCAAAATGAACAATAATGGTTGGACGAAAGTCATTTAAACATCCTCACTTGACAGCTACGCATTTTGAACTAATTCATTATTCATGTTTCAATGTCAATATTCTTGCATTGGAAAGGGGATGTGCAAGACATAAAACTACCCATGTGAAACTTGAGAGCTTAAGTGTGTAGTGAAGATGGTCCATCGTGATAAACggagaaaagtaaatgacataTTAATTGGTTAATCCctttatccaaaaaaaaaaatatagatggATAGATAGATTAACATGTTACACCCTATAGTTTCATTGGCTTTGCAAATAGATCAGTAATTTTAATGTCTTTAGTTCATTATTGCTCTTCATACTTTCTAAGACAATTCATAAGGCACTATTTAAAAGTTCGATTTGTAAGGGCTTATTCAactgcattattcattaaatatgttaatataataaatttgtattttcagaaaaaaaaaaaaagacgtaGAATGCATATGGCATAAAATTGCCTGACTGACCTGCAAGTCAAATTCAATGTCGAGAGGCAGTGCACCTTTGCTTAAAATATACCTCTGGAAGTGTATAAGGAATCGATCAAGTTTCCTCTTTGAAGAGCCACGATCAAAGTAATGTCCACAGGTTTCAAGAAGAGTAATGATCAACCTTATACGAAAACAATCTTCAGGTGGATCCAGTGCATCTTGCTGATAAACAAATTATCATGGGATCCAAAATGTCAGGAGAAGGTTCTCGTATAAAAAGTATGTAAGTCAATGGATGTATGAAAACAACTCAGACATATATGTATCCAAAATCATATATAACACAACCATGAGATCCTTTTTTTTATGAACTCCACCACTTGCGGCAAACATTTTTGCAGTTCAGGTGAGGGGTTTAGACGTAAGTTATAGTTAGGCTTATTATATTGTTCgataagaaaataaagtgcaagtAAATGATGGATAATGGAGGACCACATCTATCCCTACATAAAAGTATGACACAAATTATGGAAATTGCAGAGGGAATCAGGTTTACAAATGGACCACAGTACGGACTATTCAAGTATTCAAAGAACCAAAGAAGTATCGGAGAGTAGGATAACCAATCTGTGCTGGTTAAAGTTTCAACAAGAAATTAAGATCTTGGACCTACCCCAATAAGTaatataagattaaaattttattatagaaGAGCCCTCAAGACATTTAGGCATTTAGCATCTGTATGATGTAAAGCATGTGGTTTTCTTAGAGGATTTTCCCCCTCACTCTCTCAGACATGACGAGAGATTGGAAAGCTGCAGTTCATTTAAGTTTGCCGCCTTGTTTGTATTTCTTTTGGTTTAGACGAACTCTTTTCCTCCACCCCATTACCCTCAATACATTAACAAAgttctttattttgttattaaaaaaaacggaaaaagaaaaaagactgAGAATGTTGTATGTGTCAGAATATTGGGCAATAAAAAATCAAGAGGAAAATTAGTTAGTGTATCAGAAACAAGGATGCTGCATTATACGAGTCAACGCACTTGCAAAGATAGAAGAGTGTATGAAAGAGAGAATTCAAATATTTCCCACTGTTGAAGGAAAGATGGCAGAATCTTGCTTTAGTTAGTTTGGACATGAACACTTGTAAAAGCAACATGAAAGGTAAGCTATAAAAACCATACAAGGAACTGTTGGAACAGAATGCCCATAGCAGGCAAGGAAATGTAAACAGAATGAATTTAATACCTCTGGTGTCCCATGGCCATAGATGACGATAAGGTATAGTGTCTCAAAAATAACAGATGAATCTACATGCTCATAGTTGTAAAGCTCCCCTAAGAATCTCATGTAGGCAATGCGTCTTTGCTGCATCCCATAGTCATTTAGTTCCAGCCCAACTCTAATCTCCTCCAAAACCTGAAATCATGGTTCAAAGTGCCAATTTCAACCAGTCTATTTAGAACAGAAAAGTCAAATGTGAGAACAACCTCAAacattaaataaagatattaaaGTTTTGTTGTTATTTAAGATGTTAAATTAAGTATGCACTCCAATTTAGGCAACCCTTTTTAGTCAGACCTAATagtacaaacaaataaaatacttGGTAATCACTATGATCTAATTGATACGCCTGCAATCCTCAAAATCGAAATCATTTTATTGTGGTGAAAAAGTCACAAATTAATAAAGCAACATTACAAAATACCAACCTCATCAACTATAGCCACTGCAAACTCATCATGGTAGCGACTTAAACCAGCAGCAAGAGAAGCAATCAGATGGATCTGGCCATATTTCCCTTTATAGACCTTCAGGAAACATTTCAAAAGATATGGTTCGCATTCACTCCATGGTAATTTTCTAAGTTGCCTCAACACATGCTCAATGGTAGACTTATCCAGATCAGAGAAAAGTAATTTTCTGATATACTGCAAATATATTATCCCTTATAGTGTTAATTCAGATGTTGAAGATATTAAGGAAAGAAGAGTAACTTGAAATGAAGATTACACCTGATGCAATGGTGGACGGACTTTAGCCACTCGTGCAGATCTTTCTGGAGGCTTACAAAGGTAATATGCATTTTCCACCAAAGTGCTATGTCTTGGATCTAAGTTCTTCACATTTTTCAAGCGCATCAGTATCTCTAACATGTTAGTCATACGTATAGTAGTTTCTGGTGATCGGTATAGAAAACGGCCACATGTTTCAAGAAGATTGCAAGCTACATCAATGTTGTGATGAGTAAAATCATCTAAACAGGCCTGGAATGGCAATAAATTAATCAAGGGTTAAATATTGCAGTATAAAGATCTCATGAAATTCATTCTCTTTAACATCTCAACAAATCTATATGGTGtgaaatcctttttttttttggaaagacAACCATGGAGTTGGCAGAAATCATGGTTGCTTACAACAGTGGACGTGCCACTGCTTTCAATTCCCTATCATTAATGTTTATTGTTGTGAAATGCTAAATAATGAAGACTCTTCTCACATCATTAAAAGTATACGTTAATAGATAAGGAGAAACATTTTATTCTAATATCTCAATAGGGAGCTAGTTGTCATATTAGGAAAGACCACAAACGCAAAAGTGTATTTCATATGGCTCAAATGTAAGTTATTGATACCTGAGATTTCTATAATTTAGAACTCAGACGTAATAAAATGAAGtgttttttaatcaaaataaataaagtggAGTTTAAAATGTAGAATGCAAAAGTTGAAAATGCAAACTAATCATAAGGAAAACAAACACTTCTTACATCATAACTATGGCTCCAAACACAAGCTATATCAATAGAAAATGCTCATAATAAGTAGAACCAGTTAGCCTTGAtttataaatttgattattcgCCTCTTATACCTTCAAACAACTAAAGACTAGGCCAGCAGGGGCAATTTTGAACTTGCAAAGTTCTCCTATGAACCTGATGTTCCTTATCTTTGTCTCAATATTCATCTGGTCCTGTTGAGACATTTTAAGACCAGATTAAATACTTCATATAAAGTCAACTACCAATTGATCCACACTATGAAAATTTATAGGTAACATTAACCTTCTTATTTATTAAGAAGTTGAATTCCTCCTCCAACATCTGCAAAAGAATGGAGGAGACATCCTTCATACAAGTTGAGAGTGTAGCAACCATGCGTGAGTAATATGGTAGCAGCTCCAGAGATGTCCTTGGTACATTGAACAAAGCCCTCACAAGTTTTTTccgatttgattttgaatttagatAACAGAATTCTACCTAACAATTGTTTAACGAAAAGGCAATAATTAATAACATTGATTAATACAATAACAGAATCTAAGAAAATCATAAGTAACAGAGCTCAGTTTGATATCCTTACAGTCAATTGATCTATAAGGTCTCGGCTCACACAACCAGGAAGTCTTTGCAATAAAGCATCCAAATTTGTCCCCTCAAGGCTTCTGAGTTTGTCCTTTTCATTTTCCCCCTTTTTGTCattgtctttttctttctccttctctttttccaattcttttgatttttctctttcttccttaTCCTTCGCTTTTTCTGCACTTCCTCCCTCTGGCACAGCACTAGATTCTGCCGATGCATCTCCACTGTCATGGTTGCCCAGTTGACCTTTGTCAGATTCAGGTACTATTTCCTtgaaaatcataaatatttaaGTCAGTGCATATAGCAGAAAGTTGGCAAGGAAAAACAGTTGACAAattattcacattattattAAGAATGGAATTGGGTGGGATTGTTcgaaataattttttcaatgcTAAAAGCACAATTAAGAAGTGTTAGGACATGCTCTgtgaaacataaaataagatactaGGGGAGAGGAGTAAAAGTACATGTAATCCTCCAGCtaagaatgaaaaagatatttctattttctaatcTCTAAACATGCCTaatagtgtgtgtgtgtgtgtgtgtgtgagagagagagagagagagagagagagtatcaGAGAAAGTAGTGTAATTGTTCATTCTGAATGATTAATCATTGAGTGGTTCACTGCGTCATGGTTGATCCCAACAGAGACAGATGATCAACAGTTATATAAGCATTGGATACATGTAACAGTCCAGTGACTAGGATCCAGGGCAGAAATTATTTAACAAAGTATATAGAAAATAGCAACCAGAACATCCTGGAACAAGCTAAAAAACTTTAGATACGACTCCTTACAGTTGGTTGGTCTTGACTTTTCACTGATTGCTCACTTGTTTTTGGCTCTGCTTCGCCCAAAAGCACAGCAGGAACAAAAGCTCTGGAGAAAAACAGACTAGATAAACATTCTTCTAAAAGAAACTAGCACTAAAACCAACTAAAGAAAAGTTAAACCGCTGATGTTTCAAAGAGTCAAGAAAGCGTAGGGACAACAGGCAAGTGGATTAAAGTATTCAGGAGGCGCTTGTCAATGAGTAATGACTCAATATTGGTCCTGTCACAGGATCATCATTTGATAGCAAGATCGACCGCTCAACTAAATGcaatctttttataaaataagttgATCCACTGGTCCTTTTACTTTGTTAGAAATACAAACCTTAGATCGGGTAAACATTCATAGAAAGCCCTTGTATCTTCATCATCCCATACAGGTTCAGCTATAGAAGAATCTTTCCCACCCGCAGAAGTAGCTTCCTCACCAGTAGTAACTCTTGTTGTGTGACCATCTTCTGGCATTACTGGAGGTTGCATATCAAGTGCCTCTGCCAATCTGTAAC
The genomic region above belongs to Arachis duranensis cultivar V14167 chromosome 3, aradu.V14167.gnm2.J7QH, whole genome shotgun sequence and contains:
- the LOC107479500 gene encoding regulator of nonsense transcripts UPF2: MEPQPEEAVARLEELQKTIEAKMTLRQSNLNPDRPDSGFLRTLDSSIKRNTAVIKKLKQINEEQRETLMDELRSVNLSKFVSEAVTAICDAKLRSSDIQAAVQVCSLLHQRYKDFAPCLIQGLLKVFSPGKPGDESDADRNLKAMKKRSTLKLLLELYFVGVIDDGNIFMNIIKDLTGMDQLKDRDAAQTSLTLLSSFARQGRIFLGLPVSGPEIHEEFFKGLNITADQKKVFRKACYAFYDAAAELLQSEHSSLRLMEHENSKILNAKGELSDENIASYEKLRKSYDHLYRNISSLAEALDMQPPVMPEDGHTTRVTTGEEATSAGGKDSSIAEPVWDDEDTRAFYECLPDLRAFVPAVLLGEAEPKTSEQSVKSQDQPTEIVPESDKGQLGNHDSGDASAESSAVPEGGSAEKAKDKEEREKSKELEKEKEKEKDNDKKGENEKDKLRSLEGTNLDALLQRLPGCVSRDLIDQLTVEFCYLNSKSNRKKLVRALFNVPRTSLELLPYYSRMVATLSTCMKDVSSILLQMLEEEFNFLINKKDQMNIETKIRNIRFIGELCKFKIAPAGLVFSCLKACLDDFTHHNIDVACNLLETCGRFLYRSPETTIRMTNMLEILMRLKNVKNLDPRHSTLVENAYYLCKPPERSARVAKVRPPLHQYIRKLLFSDLDKSTIEHVLRQLRKLPWSECEPYLLKCFLKVYKGKYGQIHLIASLAAGLSRYHDEFAVAIVDEVLEEIRVGLELNDYGMQQRRIAYMRFLGELYNYEHVDSSVIFETLYLIVIYGHGTPEQDALDPPEDCFRIRLIITLLETCGHYFDRGSSKRKLDRFLIHFQRYILSKGALPLDIEFDLQDLFAELRPNMVRYTSVDEVNAALVELEEHDRMVSADKASSEKHSDTEKPLSRTSSNTVVSNGQGIDNGAEENGVQDDVNDSDTDSGSGTIDAEGHDDEELDDENHDDGCETEDDDDDDDGPGPASDEEDEVHVRQKVTEVDPLEEANFEQELKAVLQESMEQRRQELRGRPTLNMMIPMNVFEGSTKDHHGRGVGGESGDEALSEETGGNKEVQVRVLVKRGNKQQTKQMYIPRDSSLVLSTKQKEAAELQEKEDIKRLVLEYNDREEEELNGLGSQPTNWMASASQLYWQWHLLRQEEVNAILEGRYCI